In Pseudoalteromonas piratica, the following proteins share a genomic window:
- a CDS encoding methyl-accepting chemotaxis protein: MTSLPLSFRQRFANINLSKKLTLSFLVVAVIPLLIVFLLAYYNSSNAIKEQVYNQLSAISSIKQSALKRYFKQVEFKLITTALSPTTQAAADQFISAYEDVNTDNYSRNALEQYYQNVFFEEFKKQNPEVNILEINFNTLDKRTVALQTRYITENTHPLGNKQLLNSSAVNDSYDKAHSLYHEYFANLTQYYDFYDLFIVDNNSGEIVYSVYKELDFATSLLSGPYKNSNLADVFNKALDLTEKGAIAFTDYQQYYPSYNAPASFVAMQINSEATLIFQLSIDALNTIMSERDGLGESGETYLVGQDQLMRSDSYLDPTNHSVINSFKFPEKGKVNTIASQQALKGNSGQKIIDDYNGNPVLSSYQPLTIFDVNWALIAEIDESEAFAAVDKLALLLSIVLIIVIATIAILAPKFANYLSSPIKRLSLLIKNVEQTGDFSVRSQNINKDEIGETALAFNNLLASLQTSIADTNNVMQQLAKGNFKTRINTECKGELDLLKRATNDSAEALDNAMCELNTVVDAMSQGIFDKHITSSMSGDLDTLKININSTLSNLDIAINDIVCVMQSMAEGDFTQHVNVECNGKLELLKSGINQSVTSINNAISTIDNTMAELSAGNLETQIEEKLDGQLGSLKNNINHTISNISTVINEISFVMASVSEGNFNSQVESEMTGQFNRLKNDVNNSIQSVNLAIINISKVMTGISQGNYNQSIDSEMKGQLNELKHHINSSVESVNEVIASLSIVAGAMNKGDFTQFIELDFKGDLAQLKHDINEAISSTSSAIKQVSESLEALAKGDLTKQMHGNYAGIFNQLQLNINQTTRQLIDVISKIQSSAEEVKQCAKEISLSNTEISERTEEQAASLEQASASTKTMLEEVYGVVEQSKNAVQQSTCATQTAKQGKILSEQTRDSIEDVEKSSKSINEIVEVIDGLAFQTNLLALNAAVEAARAGENGRGFAVVANEVRELASRSAKSAKQIRDIISDSNDKVQLGSELAVSSGEKLNQIVERVEEVNQSIHHISDSSENQSNSLKEVDVVVQRLATIVQQNSAITEETMAAANLMADRASNMNNLLAYFTTEQTDTRLETKRGELLLESQYA; encoded by the coding sequence ATGACTTCTTTACCTTTATCTTTTCGCCAACGCTTTGCCAATATTAACCTATCTAAAAAATTAACCCTTTCATTTTTAGTTGTCGCAGTTATTCCGTTGTTAATTGTATTTCTTCTTGCGTACTATAACTCATCCAACGCAATAAAAGAGCAAGTTTACAACCAGCTATCAGCGATTAGTAGTATCAAACAAAGCGCATTAAAGCGTTATTTCAAACAAGTGGAATTCAAACTCATCACCACTGCATTAAGTCCAACTACACAAGCGGCAGCAGATCAATTTATATCTGCTTATGAAGATGTTAATACTGATAACTATTCACGGAATGCGTTAGAACAATACTATCAAAATGTGTTCTTTGAGGAATTTAAAAAGCAAAATCCTGAAGTTAATATATTAGAAATTAATTTTAACACATTAGATAAACGTACAGTTGCACTGCAAACACGCTATATAACCGAAAACACACATCCGTTAGGTAATAAGCAGCTTCTCAATAGTAGTGCTGTGAATGATAGTTATGACAAAGCGCATAGCTTATACCATGAGTACTTTGCTAATTTGACTCAGTACTACGACTTCTATGACCTCTTTATTGTGGATAATAATTCAGGTGAAATTGTTTATTCTGTATATAAAGAACTTGATTTTGCAACCTCATTACTCAGTGGTCCCTATAAAAATAGCAACCTTGCTGATGTATTTAATAAAGCATTGGACTTAACAGAAAAAGGCGCAATAGCGTTTACAGATTACCAACAATATTACCCTTCATATAACGCCCCAGCGAGTTTTGTTGCTATGCAAATAAACAGCGAAGCGACGCTTATTTTTCAATTGTCTATTGATGCATTAAATACCATTATGAGCGAACGAGATGGGCTTGGTGAAAGTGGAGAAACTTACTTGGTAGGACAAGATCAACTCATGCGTTCAGACTCTTACCTAGACCCTACCAACCATTCTGTTATTAATTCATTCAAATTTCCTGAAAAAGGAAAGGTAAATACTATTGCTAGCCAACAGGCATTAAAGGGTAATAGTGGGCAAAAAATTATTGATGATTACAACGGCAACCCGGTTCTTTCTTCTTATCAACCTCTTACTATTTTTGACGTGAATTGGGCTTTAATCGCTGAAATTGATGAAAGTGAAGCCTTTGCTGCGGTTGATAAACTCGCGTTGTTATTATCGATTGTTTTGATTATCGTGATTGCCACAATTGCAATATTAGCCCCTAAATTTGCAAATTACTTATCATCACCTATCAAACGATTGTCTCTTCTTATTAAAAATGTAGAACAAACCGGTGATTTTTCAGTACGCTCTCAAAATATAAATAAAGACGAAATTGGTGAAACCGCGCTTGCATTTAATAATTTGCTTGCAAGTTTACAAACATCTATCGCAGACACTAACAACGTAATGCAACAACTCGCCAAGGGTAATTTTAAAACGCGTATTAATACTGAATGTAAAGGTGAACTTGATTTACTGAAACGTGCAACAAACGACAGCGCTGAGGCACTCGATAATGCAATGTGTGAATTAAATACCGTTGTGGATGCGATGTCCCAAGGCATTTTTGATAAACACATTACCTCATCAATGTCAGGCGATTTAGATACATTAAAAATTAATATTAACTCCACTCTCTCTAATCTTGATATTGCGATAAACGATATAGTCTGTGTTATGCAATCAATGGCTGAAGGCGACTTTACGCAGCATGTTAACGTTGAGTGTAATGGCAAGCTTGAGCTACTAAAATCAGGTATCAACCAGTCTGTAACAAGTATAAACAATGCAATTTCGACTATTGATAATACAATGGCTGAACTCAGTGCCGGTAATTTAGAAACCCAAATTGAAGAAAAACTTGATGGTCAGTTAGGGTCACTTAAAAATAACATCAATCACACGATTTCAAATATATCCACCGTTATTAATGAAATTTCTTTTGTTATGGCCTCCGTTAGTGAAGGTAACTTTAATTCTCAGGTAGAAAGTGAAATGACAGGCCAATTTAATCGTTTAAAAAATGATGTTAATAACAGTATTCAATCTGTTAATCTGGCCATTATAAACATTAGTAAAGTAATGACTGGCATTAGCCAAGGCAATTACAATCAATCTATTGATTCCGAGATGAAAGGTCAGCTCAACGAGTTAAAACATCATATAAATTCATCGGTAGAAAGCGTAAATGAAGTTATCGCCTCCTTAAGCATTGTTGCAGGAGCGATGAATAAAGGTGATTTTACGCAATTTATAGAACTCGATTTTAAAGGTGATTTAGCGCAGTTAAAGCATGATATAAACGAAGCAATTTCATCAACCTCGAGTGCAATCAAACAAGTATCTGAGAGCTTAGAGGCACTCGCTAAAGGCGACTTGACTAAACAGATGCATGGTAACTACGCAGGCATATTCAACCAACTTCAATTAAACATCAATCAAACAACAAGGCAGTTAATTGATGTAATCAGTAAAATACAATCTTCGGCTGAAGAAGTTAAGCAGTGTGCTAAAGAGATATCACTAAGTAATACAGAAATAAGTGAACGCACAGAGGAGCAAGCTGCAAGCCTTGAACAAGCAAGTGCGAGTACTAAAACCATGCTTGAAGAAGTTTATGGTGTGGTAGAGCAATCAAAAAATGCAGTGCAACAAAGTACTTGCGCCACTCAAACTGCAAAACAAGGTAAAATACTCTCAGAGCAAACACGAGACTCCATCGAAGATGTTGAGAAGTCGAGTAAGAGTATTAATGAAATCGTCGAAGTTATTGATGGTTTGGCGTTTCAAACCAATCTACTTGCTCTCAATGCTGCAGTTGAAGCAGCAAGAGCAGGTGAAAACGGACGAGGCTTTGCAGTGGTTGCAAACGAAGTAAGAGAACTTGCAAGCAGAAGTGCTAAATCAGCAAAACAAATTCGCGATATCATTTCTGATAGTAATGATAAAGTACAACTTGGCAGTGAACTTGCTGTGTCTTCTGGGGAAAAACTCAATCAAATTGTTGAAAGGGTTGAGGAAGTTAATCAAAGTATACATCATATTAGTGATAGCTCAGAGAATCAAAGTAATAGCTTAAAAGAAGTCGATGTAGTTGTGCAGCGGTTGGCTACAATCGTGCAAC